One part of the Hydrogenobacter sp. T-2 genome encodes these proteins:
- a CDS encoding DsrE family protein — translation MDRRGFFRLAGLLASVPFINKIAEASPPKVKMEDIKKDAKIAVVYHCDFPQEARFKAMLGNIRNHLSVYDNDPFRIKIVVVAHGAGVKFFMKDLSGSPWETEGIKIDELYQTEKDLLAYGVEFYICNITLQRLRLDANKLHEFTKIVPSGVGAIGDLQSKGFAYIKVQ, via the coding sequence ATGGATAGAAGAGGCTTTTTTAGATTAGCGGGTTTATTAGCTTCTGTGCCCTTTATAAATAAGATTGCGGAGGCTTCTCCACCAAAGGTAAAAATGGAGGATATTAAAAAAGACGCTAAAATAGCTGTGGTCTATCACTGTGATTTTCCTCAAGAAGCAAGGTTTAAGGCTATGCTGGGTAATATAAGAAACCATCTGTCTGTTTATGACAATGATCCCTTTAGGATAAAGATAGTTGTCGTGGCTCATGGTGCAGGTGTTAAGTTCTTTATGAAAGACCTTTCCGGCAGTCCATGGGAGACAGAAGGTATAAAGATTGACGAACTCTACCAGACAGAAAAGGATCTGTTGGCTTATGGTGTTGAGTTTTATATATGTAATATAACTTTGCAAAGGTTAAGACTTGATGCTAATAAGCTACATGAGTTTACTAAGATAGTGCCTTCTGGAGTTGGAGCCATTGGAGACTTGCAATCAAAGGGTTTTGCCTACATAAAAGTACAGTAA
- a CDS encoding porin codes for MKNKKLIGGLLFAAVFALPEPSHAIRLSSPAEDQYMDINLLMQLWFRQQDISDQNRPNFIGASDRTDVFFRRVRLRFGGSVNPWFKFNFVLRDNDFGRDPYDAPFGGQPTHGRRQSNRNTGVIHELDVVLVPSAMTDMRGITLDLHLGYPRVPLGREQFQRAYDNIDLDRTNATLRWTHLTIGDVTGRAFGGYAHIRGASKGQGYSRITVDGFLGLFGGFKNVRNPWDDTVVGVSSTTPLCGFNAPNPGVGTCLSKARGNSSNSPLVTLRGTVTLGDQEGRPAIYNWLYRDTYLGKRKGITLGVSYAFQNKIDQHIITDTQGISPGFLGNGSPQNGAGTVNVRIPYLLLPNPLSVPNSTLANNLLDNKVDMKFYGVDFAWHHGPVSLVAELGQVKFSKLILLDGANNVYPNRSIKNDFWLLKAGYMLNPKSKHKFEPYITYSEYKPQIVQVGTGANARFYGDATNFVGPNTSATGNLGNIKQMGLGINYYFINENFRWTLEYTKFDEQRNSIKNDAVTLQFQWIF; via the coding sequence ATGAAAAACAAGAAGTTAATAGGAGGCTTACTTTTTGCGGCAGTTTTCGCATTACCAGAACCTTCCCATGCCATAAGACTTTCCAGTCCTGCGGAAGACCAGTACATGGACATTAACCTTCTTATGCAGTTGTGGTTTAGACAGCAGGACATTAGCGATCAAAATAGACCCAATTTCATAGGGGCAAGTGATAGAACAGATGTGTTCTTTAGAAGGGTGAGGCTGAGGTTTGGAGGGAGTGTTAATCCTTGGTTTAAGTTTAACTTCGTTCTAAGAGACAACGACTTTGGAAGAGACCCTTATGATGCACCTTTTGGTGGACAGCCTACACACGGAAGGAGACAGAGTAACAGGAATACCGGAGTTATTCATGAGCTGGATGTAGTGCTTGTCCCAAGTGCCATGACAGACATGAGGGGTATAACCCTTGACCTACACTTAGGCTATCCAAGAGTTCCTCTGGGTAGGGAGCAGTTTCAAAGAGCCTATGACAACATAGACCTGGACAGGACAAATGCAACGCTTAGGTGGACTCACCTTACTATTGGAGACGTCACCGGCAGAGCCTTTGGTGGCTACGCCCATATAAGAGGAGCAAGCAAGGGACAGGGTTATTCCAGGATTACGGTTGATGGATTCTTAGGTTTATTTGGAGGGTTTAAAAACGTCCGAAATCCGTGGGATGACACCGTTGTAGGAGTTTCTTCCACTACTCCCTTGTGTGGCTTTAATGCACCAAATCCGGGTGTGGGCACTTGTCTTTCGAAGGCAAGGGGCAACTCCTCTAATAGCCCGCTTGTAACCTTGCGAGGAACAGTGACCCTTGGCGACCAAGAGGGTAGACCTGCAATATACAATTGGCTTTATAGAGATACCTACCTTGGAAAGCGGAAAGGCATCACCCTTGGTGTATCCTACGCATTTCAAAACAAAATAGACCAACACATAATAACAGATACACAAGGTATATCACCGGGCTTTCTTGGCAACGGTAGCCCTCAAAACGGTGCTGGCACGGTCAATGTAAGAATACCTTATCTATTACTGCCTAACCCTTTATCTGTACCTAATAGTACTCTGGCTAACAATCTTCTCGATAATAAGGTTGATATGAAGTTTTATGGTGTGGATTTTGCATGGCATCACGGTCCAGTATCCCTTGTTGCGGAGCTTGGTCAGGTTAAGTTTAGCAAGCTAATACTACTTGATGGTGCTAACAATGTTTACCCTAACAGAAGTATAAAAAACGACTTCTGGCTTTTGAAGGCAGGCTACATGCTAAATCCAAAGTCCAAACACAAGTTTGAACCCTATATAACCTACTCTGAGTATAAACCCCAAATAGTTCAGGTTGGAACTGGTGCAAACGCGAGATTTTACGGAGATGCTACAAACTTCGTGGGTCCCAATACGAGTGCCACTGGAAATCTGGGTAACATAAAGCAGATGGGCTTAGGTATTAACTATTACTTCATAAATGAAAACTTCCGATGGACACTTGAATACACAAAGTTTGATGAACAGAGGAACAGTATAAAAAACGACGCAGTCACCCTTCAGTTCCAATGGATCTTCTGA
- a CDS encoding NfeD family protein, with product MLVIFLFLVFLLGFSHAKVFVSQWQDAVTPLMVDYIKRSLEKAEKEGGTLFILELNTPGGLESSMREVIQEFQRTSIPVVVYVSPPGGRAASAGAIITISADVAVMAPGTNIGAATPVQMGGERMDEAMREKVMQDMLAFVRSIAKEKGRNPEVIERMVKEAISLTPEEALREKVIDFIAVDRADLLKKLEGRVVKKHGKEITLKTEGVQVVEIGKSLREELLSVITNPTVAYMLLLIGFYGIFFELYNPGSIIPGAVGVIALLLGLYGLGIIGINWLGLLLILAGLLLLVLELITPTFGGLALAGAIALALGSLILISPDSPYGDIPLSVIGTMVALTVAFFLFAGRLGLKAQKRRKMLGTEELLGEQGEAFTDFVEGKGKVFIHGEIWNAVSDEAIRKGDTIIVEEVRGFVLKVRKA from the coding sequence TACATAAAAAGAAGCCTTGAGAAGGCAGAAAAGGAAGGTGGAACGCTCTTTATCCTTGAGCTTAACACTCCCGGTGGTCTTGAAAGCTCCATGAGGGAGGTCATTCAAGAGTTTCAGAGGACTTCTATTCCTGTGGTGGTTTATGTTTCTCCACCGGGAGGTCGTGCAGCCTCTGCGGGGGCTATTATAACCATTTCTGCAGACGTGGCTGTGATGGCACCGGGGACAAATATAGGTGCAGCAACTCCTGTGCAGATGGGTGGAGAGAGGATGGACGAGGCTATGAGGGAGAAGGTCATGCAAGACATGCTCGCCTTTGTAAGAAGCATAGCAAAGGAAAAGGGAAGAAACCCAGAGGTAATAGAGAGGATGGTAAAGGAAGCCATCTCCCTCACGCCTGAGGAAGCCTTAAGGGAAAAGGTCATAGACTTCATAGCGGTGGACAGGGCAGACCTTCTTAAAAAACTTGAGGGCAGGGTGGTCAAAAAACATGGAAAGGAAATAACTCTTAAAACAGAAGGGGTTCAAGTTGTAGAGATAGGCAAAAGCCTAAGGGAAGAGCTCCTCAGCGTTATAACAAACCCAACCGTTGCTTATATGCTCCTGCTTATAGGCTTTTATGGAATTTTCTTTGAGCTTTACAACCCGGGCAGTATTATCCCAGGCGCGGTGGGGGTTATAGCTTTGCTTTTGGGTTTGTATGGGCTTGGTATTATTGGCATAAACTGGCTGGGGCTTTTACTTATCCTTGCGGGATTGCTTTTGTTGGTGCTTGAGCTCATAACTCCCACCTTTGGAGGTCTTGCTCTTGCGGGTGCTATAGCCTTAGCCCTTGGCTCTCTTATTCTCATAAGCCCAGACTCTCCTTACGGAGATATACCTCTTAGCGTTATAGGGACAATGGTAGCTCTCACCGTAGCCTTTTTCCTCTTTGCGGGAAGACTGGGGCTAAAGGCTCAAAAGAGAAGGAAAATGCTCGGCACAGAGGAGCTACTGGGTGAACAAGGAGAGGCATTTACCGACTTTGTGGAGGGTAAGGGTAAGGTCTTTATTCATGGTGAGATATGGAATGCAGTAAGCGATGAAGCCATAAGGAAGGGGGATACGATAATAGTGGAGGAGGTCAGAGGCTTTGTATTGAAGGTTAGAAAGGCTTAA
- a CDS encoding sensor histidine kinase codes for MKEQLRISWQEDKGVITKILADRFREDIVSTQVKIKSIATKYRSLNISLKEILWRLTGDIEHIKGCAYYDTRGRLIYLETRSINFEGLPKTLSKLEWVDEVLDVYSMGTNEMYMLLKVFDISNNVPMGFIVCAMNVRDLIKDYAHQYGIHDATIRLLDTNGRTMVSLNNWATGKMLSLQSHIRGTNMIIELSEPEDLIYANAYNFLKVSFLLSSVLCGGLFWVGFFTVKRIFKPLEDLKLSVINWMDRKNLEIKGYGEVYVLARAFQNLLDRIEREKSVYINLFNKLRDGILLVENESGTLEMVNDNFLNMFDVTANEVLGMNIKDVCEHFTTGVFLFIPESIISIGGKTKCVSVTSIPLKLEDKDYTLFHIKDITDKKSTEFLLGQYSKLAILGEIACSLAHQLNNPLASIMAYTEYIRNVSNEKEVKEMAEVVLKNVERARDTISRLLYMAKSYDGSPQEIDPLSFTKNLLDIIHFKAKHKGIIIELNPKTKYQKLLTYPWKLEQILINLIDNAIDASPMQGKIYVGIEDVDPFIVWKIRDEGPGVNSEEIFQPFYTTKAKGFGLGLSIAKSFVEDMGGKIEYENLDRGCEFRVYIKSKNA; via the coding sequence TTGAAAGAACAGCTTAGAATATCATGGCAAGAAGACAAAGGTGTTATAACCAAGATCCTTGCGGATAGATTTAGGGAAGATATAGTATCCACTCAGGTAAAAATAAAATCTATAGCAACAAAATACAGAAGCCTAAACATAAGTTTGAAAGAAATTCTATGGAGACTGACAGGAGATATTGAACATATTAAGGGATGCGCTTATTACGATACAAGGGGCAGACTTATTTATCTTGAAACAAGGTCTATCAACTTTGAAGGTTTGCCTAAAACGTTGAGTAAGTTGGAATGGGTAGACGAAGTATTAGATGTATATTCAATGGGTACTAACGAGATGTATATGCTCCTGAAGGTGTTTGATATTAGCAACAATGTGCCTATGGGTTTTATAGTTTGTGCTATGAATGTAAGAGATTTGATTAAAGATTATGCTCACCAGTACGGAATACATGATGCTACAATTAGGTTATTAGATACTAATGGTAGGACTATGGTGTCATTGAACAACTGGGCAACCGGAAAAATGCTTAGTTTGCAATCTCATATAAGAGGTACAAATATGATTATTGAACTAAGCGAACCTGAAGACCTCATTTATGCGAATGCTTACAATTTTTTAAAAGTTTCCTTTTTGCTAAGTTCAGTTCTATGCGGTGGACTCTTTTGGGTGGGCTTTTTTACCGTGAAAAGGATATTCAAGCCTCTTGAAGACTTGAAGTTATCTGTTATAAATTGGATGGATAGGAAAAATTTGGAGATTAAAGGATATGGTGAGGTTTACGTGCTTGCAAGAGCTTTTCAAAATCTTCTTGACAGAATTGAAAGGGAAAAAAGTGTTTACATAAATTTGTTTAATAAACTTAGAGACGGCATTTTATTGGTAGAGAATGAGAGTGGCACATTAGAGATGGTAAATGACAATTTTTTGAACATGTTTGATGTTACAGCTAATGAGGTACTTGGAATGAATATAAAGGATGTGTGTGAACATTTTACAACAGGTGTATTCCTGTTCATACCAGAAAGTATTATAAGTATCGGAGGAAAAACTAAATGCGTAAGTGTGACTTCAATACCTCTTAAATTAGAGGATAAAGACTATACACTTTTCCATATAAAAGATATTACAGATAAAAAGAGTACTGAGTTTCTTCTTGGACAATACTCCAAATTAGCCATATTAGGAGAAATAGCGTGTTCCTTAGCACATCAACTTAACAACCCTCTTGCTTCTATAATGGCATATACTGAGTATATAAGAAATGTGTCCAATGAAAAGGAAGTGAAGGAAATGGCGGAAGTGGTTCTTAAAAATGTTGAAAGAGCGAGGGATACAATAAGCAGGTTGCTATACATGGCAAAGAGCTATGATGGTTCACCGCAGGAAATAGATCCCTTAAGTTTTACAAAAAATTTATTAGATATAATCCATTTCAAAGCGAAGCATAAAGGGATAATTATAGAACTAAACCCGAAAACGAAGTATCAAAAACTCCTAACATATCCATGGAAACTGGAACAGATTCTTATTAACCTTATAGATAACGCTATAGACGCGTCTCCAATGCAGGGTAAAATCTATGTGGGTATTGAAGATGTTGATCCTTTTATAGTTTGGAAAATAAGGGATGAAGGTCCGGGTGTAAACTCTGAAGAAATTTTCCAACCCTTTTATACTACAAAGGCTAAAGGTTTTGGTTTGGGGCTGTCTATTGCAAAGAGCTTTGTGGAGGACATGGGGGGCAAAATAGAGTATGAAAACTTAGACAGAGGTTGCGAGTTCCGAGTGTATATTAAAAGTAAGAACGCATGA
- a CDS encoding ABC transporter substrate binding protein, which translates to MRPVLAILLSLMLVSCWFGERKIVIGVLISGEGRLTKLDGFRDGLKNLGLKNVEFVIYNGENNLKSLEEKAIEIVKREKEFRLVAVGGSLEAHYIKKIKNDFEPPIVIMGGTAIKAWGFVDDENKPIKGVTGVDNLNMELMEKRIEIFKRLFPHVEKAIVFCTPNFEASKLATKLTIKAGEKHGLKIYPLEVRDVQDLEYVISHMKEDGFEAIVMTPCFYTDNFLTSYILHYARFYHIPVVCLSPEHATKGCAVAYGSSGYDQGYQASYIAYQIIKGARVADIPFEKVTKIRLSINESVFREMGYVLDNSKTLLADQVFK; encoded by the coding sequence ATGAGACCTGTATTGGCAATTTTATTGTCTCTTATGCTTGTCTCTTGTTGGTTCGGTGAAAGGAAGATAGTTATCGGTGTTCTTATATCTGGAGAGGGAAGGTTGACTAAGTTGGATGGTTTCAGGGACGGGCTAAAAAATCTTGGACTTAAAAATGTGGAATTTGTAATATACAATGGAGAAAATAACTTAAAAAGTTTAGAAGAGAAAGCTATTGAGATAGTAAAAAGGGAAAAAGAGTTCAGGCTTGTAGCAGTAGGTGGTAGCCTTGAAGCTCACTACATTAAAAAGATAAAGAACGACTTTGAACCTCCAATTGTAATAATGGGTGGCACTGCCATAAAAGCTTGGGGCTTTGTGGATGACGAAAACAAACCTATAAAGGGTGTAACAGGCGTTGACAACCTAAATATGGAGTTAATGGAAAAACGCATAGAAATATTCAAAAGATTATTCCCTCATGTAGAAAAGGCTATAGTTTTTTGCACACCCAACTTTGAAGCTTCAAAGTTGGCAACTAAATTAACCATAAAAGCAGGTGAAAAGCATGGATTAAAAATTTATCCATTAGAAGTTAGGGACGTTCAGGATCTTGAGTATGTAATAAGCCATATGAAAGAAGATGGATTTGAGGCTATTGTAATGACCCCGTGTTTCTATACAGATAATTTTTTAACATCCTACATCCTGCACTATGCGCGGTTTTATCATATACCGGTAGTATGCTTATCCCCAGAGCATGCTACAAAAGGTTGTGCGGTGGCTTACGGTAGCTCTGGTTATGATCAAGGTTATCAGGCTTCTTATATTGCTTATCAGATAATAAAAGGAGCCAGAGTTGCAGATATACCCTTTGAAAAAGTGACAAAAATAAGACTTTCTATAAATGAGAGCGTTTTTAGGGAAATGGGATATGTTTTAGATAATAGCAAGACTCTTCTCGCAGACCAAGTTTTTAAATGA
- a CDS encoding sigma-54-dependent transcriptional regulator — protein sequence MKILIIEDEIEYGWLISKFLREKGHSVDHVSSGELAIDSIDKQHYDLIILDLLLPDMNGMDILRKIKEIHSIQEVVVITGHGTIKIAVEAMKLGAFDFLTKPCSLEEVELVVKKVEDMLSLKRENSLLKSEKRLTEEDMVIASPAMKNVVDIIGKIACSDCSVIIQGESGVGKELVAKLIHRLSDRKDKPFVAINISAIPQELLEAELFGYEKGAFTGAGSQKAGFMELAKGGTLFLDEITDLDFKLQAKLLRAIEEKKFYRLGGRREVESDVRIICATNRDIKKLVDDGLFREDLYYRLNTVEIRVPPLRERREDIIPLVEHFLEKFCRKYNKKIKGFTEKAKSTLLSYNYPGNIRELRNIVERAVLLCNETLIDENHLNISFHKKPDSIKEIEKMKIEEVLRRVNFDKRKAAELLDIPLRTFYRKLKKYNLL from the coding sequence ATGAAGATACTTATAATTGAGGATGAAATAGAATACGGTTGGCTAATATCAAAGTTTTTAAGAGAAAAGGGGCACTCTGTTGACCATGTTTCAAGTGGTGAGTTAGCCATAGACTCTATCGATAAACAGCATTATGACCTGATCATACTTGACCTGCTTCTACCTGATATGAACGGCATGGACATTCTCAGAAAGATAAAGGAAATCCACAGTATTCAGGAAGTGGTTGTTATAACTGGCCATGGAACAATAAAGATAGCAGTTGAGGCTATGAAGCTGGGGGCTTTTGACTTTTTGACAAAACCTTGCAGTTTGGAAGAAGTTGAGCTTGTGGTTAAAAAGGTAGAAGATATGTTAAGCCTAAAGAGAGAAAATAGCCTCCTAAAAAGCGAAAAAAGGCTGACGGAAGAGGATATGGTAATAGCAAGTCCCGCAATGAAAAATGTAGTGGATATTATAGGAAAGATAGCTTGCAGTGATTGTAGTGTTATAATACAGGGGGAAAGTGGGGTCGGTAAAGAACTTGTTGCTAAACTTATACATAGACTAAGTGATAGAAAGGATAAACCCTTCGTCGCCATAAATATATCCGCTATACCTCAGGAACTCTTGGAAGCTGAGCTTTTCGGTTATGAAAAGGGAGCATTTACTGGTGCAGGTAGTCAAAAGGCAGGCTTTATGGAGTTAGCTAAGGGAGGGACGCTTTTTTTAGATGAAATAACAGACCTTGACTTCAAACTACAGGCTAAGCTTCTGAGGGCAATAGAGGAGAAGAAATTTTATAGATTAGGTGGTAGAAGAGAAGTAGAGAGCGATGTACGCATTATTTGTGCAACAAATAGAGATATTAAAAAGCTAGTTGATGATGGGCTTTTCCGAGAGGATTTGTATTATAGACTAAACACAGTTGAAATTAGAGTTCCTCCTTTAAGGGAGAGAAGGGAGGATATAATCCCATTAGTTGAACATTTTCTTGAAAAATTCTGTAGAAAGTACAATAAAAAAATAAAGGGTTTTACTGAAAAAGCCAAGTCAACTCTCCTATCTTACAATTATCCTGGTAATATAAGAGAGCTAAGAAACATAGTAGAGAGAGCGGTACTACTATGTAATGAAACTTTGATTGATGAAAACCACCTCAACATATCCTTCCACAAGAAGCCTGATAGTATTAAGGAAATAGAAAAGATGAAGATTGAAGAAGTATTGAGAAGAGTTAATTTTGACAAGAGAAAGGCTGCAGAACTTTTGGATATTCCTTTAAGAACCTTCTACAGAAAACTTAAGAAATACAATCTTTTGTAA
- a CDS encoding Ppx/GppA phosphatase family protein: protein MKVASIDVGSYSIRLSVAEVNAGLELIHEEGRITALATDLKDSGLLRQDRIEESLEVIREFFQKAKSLGAERIKIVGTEALRRAKNAEDFLERLKALTGLELRVITPEEEGRYAFLSVAYSLRPSGRFCIIDQGGGSTEFVCGRGFQIESIRSFPFGIVNLTEEFIHSDPPKNYELESLKNFLDEHIREVVQPCDELVGLGGTITTITAIEYGIYPYRGKDIHGKELSLDRLMFWLETLSSMKERDRIANFPHIEPKRAKVIIPGLVIFYRSMVLFGKNRIRVSDWGLKEGLLVEETLRCGN, encoded by the coding sequence ATGAAAGTTGCCAGCATAGATGTAGGCTCATACTCTATAAGGCTCAGTGTAGCAGAAGTTAATGCAGGTTTAGAGCTTATCCACGAAGAGGGAAGAATAACAGCCTTGGCAACAGACCTAAAGGACAGTGGTCTCCTAAGGCAGGATAGGATAGAAGAGAGCCTTGAGGTTATAAGGGAATTTTTCCAAAAGGCAAAAAGCCTCGGGGCGGAACGCATAAAGATAGTGGGGACAGAGGCACTAAGGAGGGCAAAAAACGCAGAGGATTTTTTAGAAAGATTAAAAGCTCTCACAGGGCTTGAGCTGAGGGTTATAACCCCTGAGGAGGAAGGAAGGTATGCCTTTCTCTCTGTAGCCTATTCTCTTAGACCCTCTGGAAGGTTTTGTATCATAGACCAAGGGGGTGGGTCAACAGAGTTTGTGTGTGGTAGAGGCTTTCAAATAGAGAGCATAAGGTCTTTTCCCTTTGGAATTGTAAACCTTACAGAGGAGTTTATCCACAGCGACCCACCAAAAAACTACGAGCTTGAGTCTTTGAAAAACTTCCTTGATGAGCATATAAGGGAAGTAGTCCAGCCCTGCGATGAGCTTGTGGGTCTTGGTGGCACTATAACCACCATAACCGCCATTGAATACGGTATATATCCCTACAGAGGTAAGGATATTCATGGAAAGGAGCTTTCCTTAGATAGGCTCATGTTTTGGCTTGAAACACTAAGCTCTATGAAGGAAAGGGATCGCATTGCCAATTTTCCCCACATAGAGCCAAAGAGGGCAAAGGTGATAATTCCAGGTCTTGTTATCTTCTACAGAAGTATGGTGCTCTTTGGAAAAAATAGGATAAGGGTAAGCGACTGGGGTTTAAAGGAGGGGCTGTTGGTGGAAGAAACCCTAAGGTGCGGAAACTGA